Proteins encoded by one window of Mycolicibacterium sp. ND9-15:
- a CDS encoding YceI family protein, whose translation MTAQKWNLDQFDGRLEIRTGVEGRAAKMGHRLTIAMNTWHATVEWSDGEPTKVTLTVDVDSFEVLSGEGGVTPLTGPEKGLVRSNALKVLDAKRFPQIVFETSNVEKTSDGYRLAGTLQIHGQGREQCVDVRVQEVNEVWRISSEVDVRHSDFGLKPYSMLMGSMKVADPVSVVFTAKRNKR comes from the coding sequence ATGACCGCGCAGAAGTGGAATCTGGACCAGTTCGACGGCCGCCTGGAAATCCGCACCGGCGTCGAAGGCCGGGCCGCGAAGATGGGCCACCGGTTGACCATCGCCATGAACACCTGGCACGCCACCGTCGAATGGTCCGACGGTGAACCGACCAAGGTGACGCTCACCGTCGATGTGGATTCGTTCGAGGTGCTCAGCGGTGAGGGAGGCGTGACACCGCTGACGGGTCCTGAGAAGGGGCTCGTGCGGTCGAATGCCTTGAAAGTGCTGGATGCGAAGCGGTTTCCGCAAATCGTGTTCGAGACGAGCAACGTCGAGAAGACCAGCGACGGATACCGTCTCGCCGGGACGCTGCAGATTCACGGTCAGGGGCGTGAGCAGTGTGTCGACGTGCGCGTACAGGAAGTCAATGAGGTGTGGCGGATCTCATCCGAAGTAGACGTGCGGCACTCTGACTTCGGTCTCAAGCCGTATTCGATGCTGATGGGCTCGATGAAGGTCGCCGACCCCGTGTCGGTGGTATTCACCGCCAAACGAAACAAACGGTAA
- a CDS encoding serine/threonine-protein kinase, with amino-acid sequence MSSPNGGSRLGTRFGPYELKSLIGVGGMGEVYRAYDTAKERTVAIKLLRPDMAADPNFQERFRRESRVAARLQEPHVIPVHDFGDIDGVLYIDMRLVEGASLKELLRTDGPLPATRVVSIITQVAAALDAAHANGLVHRDIKPENVLLTTDDFAYLVDFGIAHGRGEATVTKTGLVIGSCAYMAPERISGERGGPASDIYSLTCLLYECLTGRAPYDSGDLREVMGAHMFSPPPRPSIMRRGIGRAFDEVVARGMAKKPSDRFATAGKLAKAAAAATEQAPVAAPPVAPASQQAPSTRQFSAVDPNPARTGYQPAYAPLPPPPPNRKPRFGPAQVGLVVATIVLFTAALVLALVLAFGNNGGGSAPQTPMAVPPSTTTDTTTTTPATTTTPTTSPTTTSPTPTTSGPPIAGVSGTDSQGFVGHTARCDAGSTPAAVIRTAQSLAVICEMGAGSYQYRGERLSDGANVQLNNAQPVGGGFVATNPADGARYDVQPGMLTISSSGKIDSAEPALEYGSADR; translated from the coding sequence GTGAGCTCCCCGAACGGCGGTTCCCGTCTGGGCACGCGATTCGGGCCGTATGAGCTGAAGTCTCTGATCGGCGTCGGCGGCATGGGCGAGGTGTACCGCGCATACGACACCGCAAAGGAACGGACGGTGGCGATCAAGCTGCTACGTCCTGATATGGCGGCAGACCCGAACTTTCAGGAACGCTTTCGACGCGAGTCGCGCGTCGCCGCCCGCCTGCAGGAACCGCACGTCATCCCGGTGCACGACTTCGGCGACATCGACGGCGTGCTCTACATCGACATGCGCCTCGTCGAAGGGGCCAGCCTCAAGGAGTTACTGAGGACGGACGGCCCGCTGCCGGCGACGCGCGTCGTGTCGATCATCACCCAGGTCGCGGCGGCGCTGGACGCGGCGCATGCCAACGGACTGGTGCACCGCGACATCAAGCCCGAAAACGTGCTGCTGACCACCGACGACTTCGCGTATCTCGTCGACTTCGGCATCGCACACGGCAGGGGCGAAGCGACGGTGACCAAGACCGGGCTGGTGATCGGCTCGTGTGCCTACATGGCGCCGGAGCGCATCAGCGGCGAGCGCGGCGGGCCCGCCTCCGACATCTACTCGCTCACCTGCCTGCTCTATGAATGCCTGACCGGCCGGGCGCCGTATGACTCCGGTGACCTGCGGGAAGTCATGGGCGCGCACATGTTCTCGCCGCCGCCGCGGCCGAGCATCATGCGGCGGGGCATCGGCCGGGCGTTCGACGAGGTCGTTGCGCGGGGGATGGCCAAGAAACCCTCCGACAGGTTCGCGACGGCCGGCAAGCTGGCCAAGGCGGCCGCCGCCGCAACGGAGCAGGCCCCGGTCGCGGCGCCGCCCGTCGCGCCCGCGTCACAGCAGGCGCCGTCGACGCGGCAGTTCTCGGCGGTCGACCCGAACCCGGCGCGCACCGGCTATCAACCGGCATACGCGCCGCTGCCGCCACCACCGCCGAACCGCAAGCCGCGGTTCGGCCCGGCGCAGGTCGGGCTGGTCGTGGCGACGATCGTGCTGTTCACCGCGGCGCTGGTGCTGGCGCTGGTGTTGGCGTTCGGCAACAACGGCGGTGGTTCGGCGCCGCAGACCCCAATGGCGGTGCCGCCGTCGACAACGACGGACACGACGACCACGACACCGGCGACCACCACTACACCAACGACCAGTCCGACGACGACCAGTCCGACGCCGACGACCAGCGGGCCGCCGATCGCGGGCGTGTCGGGGACCGACTCGCAGGGGTTCGTCGGGCACACGGCGCGCTGCGATGCCGGCAGCACCCCGGCGGCGGTGATCAGGACGGCCCAGTCGCTGGCGGTGATCTGCGAGATGGGCGCGGGCAGCTATCAGTACCGCGGGGAGCGGCTGAGCGACGGTGCCAACGTGCAACTCAACAACGCACAACCCGTCGGCGGCGGGTTCGTCGCCACCAACCCGGCCGACGGCGCGCGGTACGACGTGCAACCCGGAATGTTGACGATCTCGAGCAGCGGGAAGATCGACTCGGCGGAACCGGCGCTGGAGTACGGCTCGGCGGACCGCTGA
- a CDS encoding 2Fe-2S iron-sulfur cluster-binding protein, giving the protein MESAHFTDITVSVDGARHSLTVDNRTTLLDLLREHLGVTAPKNGCDHGQCGSCTVLLDGRRATTCLAFAVAHDGVEIVTAAGLGDADALHPIAQAFLDHDGFQCGYCTPGQICSAIGMLDEVKSGAPSHVTEDIEQPPELSDAEIRERMSGNLCRCAAYPNIVAAISQAAR; this is encoded by the coding sequence ATGGAGTCAGCCCACTTCACCGACATCACCGTGTCCGTCGACGGCGCCCGACACTCGCTGACCGTCGACAACCGCACGACTTTGCTCGACCTGCTGCGCGAACACCTCGGCGTGACCGCCCCCAAAAACGGCTGCGACCACGGTCAATGCGGCTCCTGCACGGTTCTGCTCGACGGCCGCCGCGCCACCACCTGCCTGGCGTTCGCGGTCGCCCACGACGGTGTCGAGATCGTCACCGCCGCGGGCCTCGGAGATGCCGACGCGCTGCACCCCATCGCCCAGGCCTTCCTCGACCATGACGGCTTCCAATGCGGCTACTGCACGCCCGGTCAGATCTGCTCGGCCATCGGCATGCTCGACGAGGTCAAGTCCGGCGCCCCCAGCCACGTCACGGAGGATATCGAGCAACCGCCCGAACTCTCCGACGCCGAAATCCGCGAGCGCATGAGCGGCAACCTCTGCCGCTGCGCCGCCTACCCGAACATCGTCGCCGCCATCAGCCAGGCCGCGCGATGA